From the genome of Oxyura jamaicensis isolate SHBP4307 breed ruddy duck chromosome 2, BPBGC_Ojam_1.0, whole genome shotgun sequence, one region includes:
- the LOC118162667 gene encoding lymphocyte antigen 6E-like, with the protein MKTALVTLLAAVLCVEQAYPFMCYVCQEQESNKNCLTISMCAKEDKYCVTIRDNVGTKPNRPKYVISKMCSPTCPAASQQQSQASQRVSCCEKPLCNVNGASSKQSSYGVMSLGVLASITYIFVCGL; encoded by the exons ATGAAGACTGCTCTTGTCACCTTGCTGGCTGCTGTCCTGTGCGTGGAACAAG CTTATCCGTTTATGTGCTATGTGTGCCAAGAGCAGGAGTCCAACAAGAACTGTTTGACCATTTCCATGTGTGcaaaggaagacaaatattGTGTGACTATCCGTGACAACGTCGGAACAA agCCCAACAGGCCTAAGTATGTCATCTCGAAGATGTGCTCCCCAACGTGTCCAGCAGCAAGTCAGCAACAAAGCCAAGCCTCTCAAAGGGTTTCTTGCTGTGAGAAGCCATTATGCAATGTGAATGGAGCCAGCAGCAAGCAAAGCAGCTACGGAGTGATGTCCCTGGGTGTCCTGGCCAGTATCACTTACATCTTTGTATGTGGACTGTGA
- the LOC118161469 gene encoding lymphocyte antigen 6E, translated as MKALLLVALAAVLCVERAHTLICFSCSDASSNWACLKPVKCGENENYCVTTYVGVGIGDKSGQSISKGCSPICPSAGINVGIAAASVYCCDSFLCNISGSSSVKASYTVLALGILVSFFYILRARE; from the exons ATGAAGGCGCTTCTGCTCGTCGCGTTGGCTGCGGTGCTGTGCGTGGAGAGAG CCCACACGCtcatctgcttttcctgctcGGATGCATCCTCCAACTGGGCCTGCCTGAAGCCTGTCAAGTGCGGGGAGAATGAGAACTACTGTGTGACGACGTACGTCGGAGTGGGAATCGGTGA CAAGTCCGGCCAGTCCATCTCCAAAGGATGCTCTCCCATTTGTCCCAGCGCCGGGATTAACGTTGGCATAGCGGCTGCCTCCGTTTACTGCTGCGACTCCTTCCTCTGCAACATCAGCGGCTCCAGCAGCGTGAAAGCCAGCTACACCGTCCTGGCCTTGGGCATCCTGGTCAGCTTCTTCTACATCCTCAGGGCTCGCGAGTGA